A stretch of Meiothermus sp. Pnk-1 DNA encodes these proteins:
- a CDS encoding YbjN domain-containing protein, with protein sequence MESKIRPITRDLICQVLDEIDLRYLRDKDGDFILAFRDEGNLGMSHMVSVALQGHREEVLALAVFFSQPPSLPRQEVLEKLNQWNAERRWPRAFIKDQHIFLDFHLDLEAGVHRELFRDTLLCFLRGVALFHLWWEGREGKDPMENLLRTILRRLRES encoded by the coding sequence ATGGAAAGCAAAATTCGGCCCATTACCCGGGATCTTATCTGTCAGGTTCTGGACGAAATAGATCTTCGTTATCTCCGAGACAAGGACGGGGACTTCATCCTGGCGTTTCGGGATGAGGGTAACCTGGGCATGTCCCATATGGTCTCTGTGGCCTTGCAGGGCCACAGAGAGGAGGTGCTCGCCTTAGCGGTCTTCTTTTCTCAGCCCCCTTCCCTGCCCAGGCAGGAAGTTTTGGAGAAGCTGAACCAGTGGAATGCGGAAAGGCGGTGGCCACGGGCTTTCATCAAGGATCAGCACATCTTTTTGGACTTTCACTTGGATCTTGAGGCGGGCGTGCATAGGGAGCTCTTCAGGGATACGCTCCTTTGCTTTCTCCGGGGGGTGGCCCTTTTTCACCTTTGGTGGGAAGGAAGAGAAGGGAAGGACCCGATGGAGAACCTGCTGCGGACCATTCTCCGTCGGCTTAGGGAAAGTTAG
- a CDS encoding zinc ribbon domain-containing protein yields MENPEERLKLEAGKLKTVTVKVGESQETRELIQLGSQVKQGIQEEIRRSLRSLAALKRKGHRVGRLRFKAFVNALPLKQFGITYSFKEGQKVSIQNLEEFRVLGLRQIPQDAEIANAVLVRKPSGFYLHVTVYTPKNPPSSEGTKSKPIDKPIGLDFGVKHQLTLSNGLRFGYEIPTSKRIQKLQRRLARQEKGSKNHNHTRHLLRRGYERLSNRKKDIQNKLIAFLKGYAVVAFQDDQVKGWQEGLFGRQVQSTAIGGLKARLRESLATLVVDRYEATSRECFRCGSRFDLTLSDRWVHCSCGWEADRDRNASLVILRKGLGLSPDQALGLDRPEATPLEMKAAVRTVGSNPYVRISLVGEGGSLPL; encoded by the coding sequence TTGGAGAACCCCGAGGAGAGGCTTAAGCTCGAGGCCGGGAAGCTCAAGACGGTCACGGTCAAGGTGGGGGAATCCCAAGAGACGAGGGAGCTTATCCAGCTAGGCTCTCAGGTCAAGCAGGGCATCCAGGAAGAAATCAGAAGGAGCCTGCGCTCCTTAGCCGCGCTCAAAAGGAAAGGACACCGTGTGGGCCGGCTCAGGTTCAAAGCCTTCGTCAACGCCCTCCCCCTCAAGCAGTTCGGTATCACCTATAGCTTCAAGGAAGGGCAGAAGGTTTCCATCCAAAACCTCGAGGAGTTCAGGGTCCTGGGTCTCCGCCAGATCCCCCAAGATGCCGAGATTGCCAATGCGGTTCTCGTCAGGAAGCCGAGCGGGTTCTACCTGCACGTCACAGTCTACACTCCCAAGAACCCGCCTTCCTCCGAAGGAACGAAATCCAAACCTATCGACAAACCTATTGGCCTAGATTTTGGAGTCAAGCACCAGTTAACCCTCTCCAACGGCCTCCGCTTCGGCTACGAGATCCCCACCTCCAAGCGCATCCAGAAGCTCCAGCGGAGGCTCGCGCGGCAGGAGAAGGGATCAAAAAACCACAACCACACCCGCCACCTGCTGCGGCGGGGGTACGAGCGGCTCTCTAACCGGAAGAAGGACATCCAGAACAAGCTCATCGCCTTCCTCAAAGGCTACGCTGTCGTTGCTTTCCAGGACGACCAGGTAAAGGGGTGGCAGGAAGGGCTCTTCGGTCGGCAGGTCCAGTCCACGGCCATCGGCGGGTTGAAAGCCAGGCTCAGGGAAAGCCTGGCGACGCTGGTGGTGGACCGGTACGAGGCCACCTCCCGGGAGTGCTTCCGCTGCGGGTCCCGGTTTGACCTCACCCTCTCCGATCGGTGGGTACACTGTTCGTGCGGGTGGGAGGCCGACCGGGACCGCAACGCGTCTCTGGTCATCCTCAGGAAAGGGCTTGGCCTGAGCCCCGATCAGGCCCTAGGGCTGGACCGGCCCGAAGCGACGCCCCTGGAGATGAAGGCCGCTGTGCGGACGGTGGGGAGCAATCCCTACGTGCGCATAAGCCTTGTCGGCGAAGGGGGAAGCCTCCCGCTTTAG
- a CDS encoding YbjN domain-containing protein, whose amino-acid sequence MHEVLVGIPGIRPLFSPEGHACVIFKNLDDDFFFTVTMTLDGLFDDVLVFMASLENPPHLSEETALRLANRWNVERRWPRVWVRKGKIWADYHLPLPTEVEPEVLHVLFVHLFQSLVQFSEWLAENSEPSSPIVMA is encoded by the coding sequence GTGCATGAGGTTCTTGTCGGGATTCCTGGCATCCGCCCCCTGTTTTCCCCCGAGGGGCACGCCTGCGTGATCTTCAAGAATTTGGACGACGATTTCTTCTTCACGGTGACCATGACATTAGACGGCCTCTTTGACGACGTGTTGGTCTTCATGGCCTCGTTGGAAAACCCCCCTCACCTTTCCGAGGAGACCGCCTTGCGCCTTGCGAACCGCTGGAACGTGGAGCGCCGCTGGCCTCGGGTGTGGGTGAGGAAGGGCAAGATCTGGGCTGATTACCACCTGCCCTTGCCCACGGAAGTGGAGCCCGAGGTCCTCCATGTCCTCTTCGTGCACCTATTCCAAAGCCTTGTCCAGTTCTCCGAGTGGCTTGCGGAAAACAGCGAACCGAGTTCCCCGATAGTTATGGCCTGA
- a CDS encoding TROVE domain-containing protein: MALLAAYARQVLGLRSGPAALLAHLFWWGPTALAEEVAPKVWLRGDEHLETLAYTRLQGWKIRKSLKVAVAQRLNRMSPYALVKYRREGHSFSQRDALILCHPKPLNWAHAMVYEWLIRGKRALPEAQALVQRLLEERPYWERVLSQRGSHPETWRQVLPYLKGLSLLRNLGNLHRHGLLQSPEVLEHILTHLGCKEEVKRWQIFPHQWLLAIFRGEEEDWPSPLLAALEEALEATLPEVHLEGESLVLVDVSGSMYASLSQNSQATYALAASSLGALLYRRLGGRLVGFDGAVHPVRESRETPIRTLVQTLLDSGGGGTYLGGALQEVLPGFSGPRVVIFTDEQVADDAMSPLFRWLRQANHHRAYVINVAGYAPLAFPQEGLARLAGFSERLLELLPVMETGDARTWMEQRLAGLRTTASVAGEKEDERGESHGGEKTFDEIFGA, from the coding sequence GTGGCCTTGCTTGCTGCCTACGCCCGTCAGGTCTTGGGACTTCGCTCGGGTCCCGCAGCGCTTCTTGCCCACCTCTTCTGGTGGGGGCCCACGGCCTTGGCCGAAGAGGTGGCCCCTAAGGTCTGGCTTCGCGGGGACGAGCACCTGGAGACCCTGGCCTACACCAGGCTCCAGGGGTGGAAGATCCGCAAATCCCTCAAGGTGGCCGTGGCCCAAAGGCTGAACCGCATGAGTCCTTACGCTCTGGTCAAGTACCGCAGGGAGGGGCATTCCTTCAGCCAGCGCGACGCCCTGATCCTGTGCCATCCTAAGCCCTTGAACTGGGCCCACGCCATGGTCTACGAGTGGCTAATCCGCGGCAAGAGGGCCCTTCCCGAAGCCCAGGCCCTCGTACAACGCCTTTTGGAGGAGCGCCCCTACTGGGAGAGGGTGCTTTCCCAGAGGGGAAGCCATCCTGAGACCTGGCGTCAAGTTCTGCCCTACTTGAAAGGGCTTTCTCTCCTGCGCAACCTTGGCAACCTCCACCGCCACGGCCTCTTGCAGAGTCCCGAGGTCTTGGAACATATCCTTACTCACCTGGGGTGCAAGGAGGAGGTCAAGCGCTGGCAGATCTTTCCCCACCAGTGGCTTCTTGCCATCTTCCGAGGGGAAGAGGAGGACTGGCCCTCACCGCTTTTGGCTGCTCTCGAGGAAGCCCTCGAGGCCACCCTCCCCGAGGTTCACCTGGAGGGCGAAAGCCTGGTCTTGGTGGATGTCTCTGGGTCCATGTACGCCTCCTTGAGCCAAAATAGCCAGGCCACCTATGCCCTAGCCGCGAGTAGCCTTGGAGCTCTTCTCTACCGGAGGCTCGGCGGAAGGTTGGTGGGGTTTGATGGCGCGGTCCATCCCGTAAGGGAATCCCGCGAGACCCCCATCCGGACCCTGGTCCAGACCCTTCTGGACAGCGGCGGGGGCGGAACGTATCTGGGTGGAGCCTTGCAGGAAGTTCTCCCCGGCTTCTCCGGGCCCCGCGTGGTGATCTTCACCGACGAGCAGGTAGCGGACGACGCCATGTCTCCCCTTTTCCGCTGGCTTCGCCAGGCCAACCACCACCGGGCTTACGTGATCAACGTGGCCGGATACGCTCCCTTGGCTTTTCCCCAGGAAGGGTTGGCACGCCTAGCGGGTTTCAGCGAACGCCTCTTAGAGCTTCTTCCGGTGATGGAGACCGGGGACGCGAGAACCTGGATGGAGCAGCGCTTGGCAGGGCTGCGCACGACAGCAAGTGTCGCGGGAGAAAAGGAGGATGAACGAGGTGAGAGCCATGGAGGGGAAAAAACCTTTGACGAAATCTTTGGTGCATGA